The region TCCGAGAATTGAATATCCTCGATATTGTTTTCCGGGCTGTTCGCTCGTGCAAGAGCGAAAACTTCTCAATTGAATTTCCCGGTCGTAGGCACAATGATCGTATTTATACAACGTTCACCTAACCTAGGGAGCCTCACCCCTTGAGTAACGAGTCTAGAGAGCTGGGCTAGACCGTCTCACCCCACAAtttccctattttttttttgcagttttgCTTTCCTTCGCCACGCAGCGTGCCCGAGGAGAtatcaaaataattgaaaaagtttaaataGACTTCAatgttattcatttattttacgCACAATGAGCTTTcccctttttattttcatccctcttgacattttttttttcacacgctgaatttgaaaacttttccagaAGCTTTAAGGATTTCTCTTCATAAATATTAATCTCTTTAATTATGTACATGGGCAGTGAGTTTATTACAATACCCATACAGGAAAAAAAGACACCCACACGCGCGCACACTTGAATACGAATATCTTCACATCGTTACCGTTACGTCTGATGTTTCTTGTGTACATTCGATCCAGTTCGCGtatcataaaaattattcctgtTTGTCACAGAAAACAGGCAAGTATAATCGATTCGCTGAGAAACGGAGAAGCGGAGCGATGCGGAGAACCCCGTTAGTGAACTCCAGTTTTATTAATAATGCCCTTTATTCGACATTATCAAGTTACGGTCCGCAAACAACCGCGTTCCTAAGTTTCCTTTACACGCCGCACGAACAAGCCTCGTTAAGGAATTTCTGCTGTTCAAACTCAAAGCGAAGACTAATCCTGCGATAAATCACTTCAATTGAGTTGGAAATTAACCCTGAGCCATTGATTTTCAGCTGTCATTGATTATCATTAATTAATCGATCGTGCTGAGCTGGTCTACAGGCTCAATTGCTCCCGAAATAATCGGGAGATATTCGAGCCGCGAATCATCCCTGTTATTATAGCTGCCCTATCCCCTCGGATGAAATAAAACGAGGCATCGAGATGGACagattcacgattttttctccttacggttatgattattattattactatatcATTATCATCGGGCCAATACGGCTGGAGACGACAAATCAATAATTGTTTATGTGGAATACGAATAATATGGCTGCTGTCTTTGTACGgaattgttgaaaagaaaaaatcgtacCAGGAAAtaaagggaagaaaaatgataGCAAAAAGGCGAAAACTATCTTGCTGGAGCGCATCGATGCTTTCGATATCGTTACTTTTTACCGTCACCGGTGCATAAATGTTACACGAGCCTGCATGTGTCAGGGCTTATACGGGGCGTATTGGCATTCCGGTACTTTTGCATTTTATACTTTAGAGCCTTGGCTCGAAGAAATGAGTAGCGAGAGAAATCGCGACGGGACTCCATGCTGTCTGCGCCTGCAAAGCAGCAGATTTCTGAGCCAGCTGTTAGTCTGATCTCGACGAAAGCCAGCGAGCCATAAGCCACGCCAGCAGCAACGAACCCCCGGCGAGTCGATTATTCTTTCCGTGTTGTAGCGTCTTTTTAGTAGAGCATTAAAAGCAGGCTGCTCTTTATATCTCCCTCTTTTATGGACGATAATGTTGGGCAATCTCACCTAACGCCCTTTCCCCGCTTCGTTCTCCGGCTTTCAAGGGCTGAGAAGCGCCCCGCTGCCGGTGTATTTTTCATCCCGTTTCTCTCCTCGGATTCCGTATTCACCGAGGCCAAGGCAGGCCAGTAGAATCGAGGGTCTGGGGTGGGATTTATCATTCAAGAATTATCAAATTCTGATCTTAAAAAACTTTGCGGgataatcaattgattccgCAGTTCATCAACTCGGAAAATCCGCGGTCGAATCATTTCACGGGCTGATAAATTGCTCGCCATATTTTTACACTGCACACCTGTCTTAGAACTTTCCTTCCCAAGGTATAAAAACTTTTATCAATCGAGAAGTCGTGCGTTCCGAGGTATACACCGAAAGTCACCCCAGCATTCGAACGAACGAACCCGACGTCCTCATATCCGAACTTCTCTACACGATTTCATTCGATGActcaaaacttttcaatcttccattcaaaaattcattcgccAGAGTTTCCAGCCCATACATCAACCAATGACAGAAACTACTTGTGGTGAACGACGTTCTTTTAGTTTCTTTTACCTTGTAcgtaaaattgttttcagaTAATTCTGATAACTGGTAACCATTCGCGATCGTATCGAATTAATGGCACATTACATACGTTTTTCCATTCGATCGGCGTTACAACTGCCTGGTACTGTGTGTGTTTCTAATCTAGGCGCGTCCTGCTCCGCCGAGTAAAATCGTGGCTGACTGGCTGCGCCTGAGGGCAAAGACAGCTCAGAGAGGTCGGAAGCTTGCGTTTCTAGTGAGGTCAGTACTACACCCCAGGGGCGGTTAAACTTCGTGCCAGCCGCCGAGTGAGGGTCTCCTGGGCCTGAAGGCTCTGAGCACGTTATGTAACTGTTTCAAAACGCATGATCACGTACTGCCCGACGTTTTTCGACCACGCGTCGAATATGCAGAGTCGCGAAATGAACAACAGAGTGGAAGTATAAAGAACGTGtatttacataaataatattaccaCTTCCcttcaattatttgtacaatttttgacCGTCCATTGCAAAGTCAGGGGAAGAGCTGAAACTTGGTGTTTTCTTCACTTACTTAGCACTGGAGTTGCTTAGGTTAGCGGATCGACCGATTGTGAGGTGAATTGATTACTTTCGTCATTATTTGGCGCACTGCGTGTGCGTCATCAGTGCATCTTCTTCTTTGGATCGAGGAATTGGAGGGAACAGCCGTGTCTGAGCTTCACTAGTAATCGGTACAACATTACCAGCGCAAGGAAGATCGATATGGAAGACGAGGCGGATATGAAGGCGATTATGTCCATGTCCTGGCGTTGGTACCATGGCTCGTCAGCTGAGCTTGAGTGCAGATGCGGCGCACCTCTGTTGCGTATAACGTACTCGGTCCACCAGATCGCGTTCTCCAGGGGATCATGTGGTTTTTCTTCGAGCAATGACCGCAGTCTCAGCATCTTCTGCTTATAGCTGAAACGTAGACGCAGATAAGCCAGTTGTTCGCCAATCTATTAACAAATTTGAGAAGAATAATGATCACCTGCTGTCGAGCACAATGGCGTGAATTGCTTCCAGCAGACTCTGCCGAGTAATTCTCGTGATTTCCAGTCTCTTGGCAACGCCGAGGGACACCATTTTGTCCACTTGCATATCCTGGTCGGCGAACACCGGCAACCCGATCAGCGGGACGCCGTGATGAATCGCTTCTTCTGTGCTCTGAAGTCCTCCTTGGTATATAAAAACCTTCAGATTCGAGTGAGCTGAAAAGTGGAAGATAGAATGTGGAAAGGTCATATAACCCCGATAGTCAGCAATTTTTGATGACCAGGCTTAGGGTGATTACCGAGAATAGCCTGTTGCGGTGTCCACTTCAGGATCAGGACGTTGTCCGGCTTGTTGGGGAAGACATTGTCCTCGAATTTCCAAATCACCTTGTATGGCAGGGCCGAAAACGCGGCCACAAATTCGGCCCGTGTCTCGTTCGACAACATCTTGCTCTCGACGTTTGATCCAAGACTCATGTATATGAATCCTTGGGTTGCATCGTCCAGAATTTCTTGAAGATCCTATGAGTATACAGAACACGGCATAATTACTAACAATCGAAAAAGTCATCAGTTCCGTCACATCTGATTCTTCAACGAACAAACCTTTGGCAGTCGCTCAGTGCATTTCACGATATGAAAACCGCCAATTTCAACCACGCCTGGCACATTTGGCCTGGCAAATGAAATCGGCCCTTGTTGATTGACGAAAAAGAGACTGATGTTTTTCTCGATATCAGCGAGACTTGGAATGTTGTCTCCAAGGTACTTCTGGGCGATTGCCTCTTGCGCTGGCATGTAGACCATTCTGTAGAAATAGAGATACCTACACATCCGTATGAAGTTATTTAACCTCTGCCAAAACGTCGATGCTGAGTCTATATTATTTTGGAATTCCCAGGTCGACGGATGAGAAGGCAGTATTGGATTTCCGATCGAATAGTGATTGCTTATCGACAAGCCAAGGCTACTCACGCCTGGAAGAAATTTGCACAGTGCATCACATCCTTGATGAAAATGCTCGCTAAGTTTTACAAGATTCAATAGACTGAATCGACTACTCACCGATGATTGGGACGTTAAATCGTGGCGCCAGCGCCAATATTGCCGGCCAATACAATGGCTCGACGATCAACACATCAAACTTCTCATTGTTGTTCAGAGCGTACAGTTTTCTCATCTCTGGATGGCCTAGTATGACGTTcatgtaggtatacatattacCTGCAGCTCCCTGGAGCATGCTTAACCAATCCATGAAACGGGAATCAACGAGGTTTCGCTGTTTCTTTATGGTGTAAAGTTCACTTAAGTCTATCTCCGTGTAGTTTTTGAGGTTCGGATCGTTCACTGGGTTTGGAGTAGCAATGACGAGCTCGTGGCCTCGCTTGTTCAGCGCCAACGTTAATCCTCGAAAAACAATCTGATGACTGATCGACGTTGTCGGAAATACGCCCAATATTCTGGCTCCATTTCCTCCCTCAAACGCGAGAACGGACACGAATATAgcggaaataataaaacgaacTTGTGTCATCTTCAAACTCTCGAAACCACGCTCTACGACCGACTATTTGATGGAACGGCCCAAGCGCTCGTATTTACGTGGTCTTTATCGCCGTAGTACAACTGAGGATGACACTGCAGCTATGCTGCGTTTTAGTGAACGGTGAACTCGTTACGCTATCTCGGCAAGTATTCAAAGTCCCACATTTGAGTCAGGATTATGGTTGCCACAGAGGTCAACAATGACATTGTCTTTCTTGCGGTTATCTTCCTATATAGATTGTTGTTGGCTCATTGTGAGTTGCAGCATAAGTCGTGATTTGATGCAAGTGAGTAGGTCGTCGCCCTCAAACATGGTCAAATAATACGCTCTGAGATCGCAAATATGGAAACCGGTTTtctgtcaatttttatctttcaacTTCAATGTGACCATTCATTGGAAGCACTGTCATTGTGGTTGGTTAAAATCCTTTGATTATTTATCACTGTACAATGTACCGCTGCAGATAAGCCGGATATTATATTACGTAGCAGAAGCTTGCTTCGAAGTGAATTCATCATTACAACTTTCGCTTTTTCTCGACAAAGCAAAATCAGCTCTCTAATACAGTTGAAACATGGATGAGACTTGTCGTGTGGAGGTGTCAAATATGCCGGAGgatatgatttttattaagcCCGTGTCCGATTATTGATCAGCTCGCATGCAAAGTGACTGCGCAATTATAGCAAGTGTTCTTTACTTCCAAGTATATTAATACTTTGAGCATTGAATAATTGGGGTATGAAAAGAATGTGATCGAATAATTTGTCACCCGCAAACCGGCGATGATAACGGTAATGTGTCTCATTAGTTGCAGCTAATGAAAATTCcactataataataataataatgataattaatagCGGTTGGTTGTTCGGCTCTAATGCGGGTGAAGCATTTGTGAAAAGTGAAGAATACTCCGGGATAATATTTTCGAACATTTGGTCAGCGTTGCGGCATTGCGGCAGCGCAAACGCAAGCATCGGAATGACTTCGCAGAACTTGTAATTAAATGCCCGATAAAAGCCCCATTACATTCCACGAGATCGGTTTCATAAAATCTCTAATTACTCTTTCTCCTCCCCTCTTTTCACCGTGCCTCCCTCGACCAATTCCTTTTCCCTCGGAGGGAATCCTCGAAGGAAAGAGAGCAGAGAAGTCGACCTCGGCAACCGAATCCCGATAAATACCTCGGTTATTATCGTTGCCTCGGAAAGAGTTTTGATCGCCTTTGAATAGACGGAACATGAATGAGAGATAGAGCCTGCTATGAGGTAAATTATACGCGGACAACAAATTCAGACAAAACTGCAGCATGAACAATCTGGAAGTGTAGAAATTTGGCATTCGCAGCCCGATGGAAATTCAATGTTATTCCAAAATAAATCGCATTTAGATATTGATCCTTGATTTATTCTCAAATTATGTGGCGAATTGGTTTCAACTAATACCTCAACCCAGGCAATCACACCTGATTCAAATATGGCATCCCATGATTTGTCAACTTATTCCTTCGGGATTCggaatgaacatttttttagcGTGGAAAAATTACTGCTCCCCCGAAACTTCGTGATCTGTAAACGTCAAGAAATGTTTACATTTCATTTCTACAATTGTattttgatattgaaaataatttcccagCATTTGCAAAAACCGTGTAAATTTCCATGATTTTCATTATGACCCCATTTATATAACATTTGACCTACCTTGAATCGACATcgaagccaaaaaaaaagaaactccaCGAAATA is a window of Neodiprion fabricii isolate iyNeoFabr1 chromosome 6, iyNeoFabr1.1, whole genome shotgun sequence DNA encoding:
- the LOC124184423 gene encoding UDP-glycosyltransferase UGT5-like; amino-acid sequence: MTQVRFIISAIFVSVLAFEGGNGARILGVFPTTSISHQIVFRGLTLALNKRGHELVIATPNPVNDPNLKNYTEIDLSELYTIKKQRNLVDSRFMDWLSMLQGAAGNMYTYMNVILGHPEMRKLYALNNNEKFDVLIVEPLYWPAILALAPRFNVPIIGVSSLGLSISNHYSIGNPILPSHPSTWEFQNNIDSASTFWQRLNNFIRMCRYLYFYRMVYMPAQEAIAQKYLGDNIPSLADIEKNISLFFVNQQGPISFARPNVPGVVEIGGFHIVKCTERLPKDLQEILDDATQGFIYMSLGSNVESKMLSNETRAEFVAAFSALPYKVIWKFEDNVFPNKPDNVLILKWTPQQAILAHSNLKVFIYQGGLQSTEEAIHHGVPLIGLPVFADQDMQVDKMVSLGVAKRLEITRITRQSLLEAIHAIVLDSSYKQKMLRLRSLLEEKPHDPLENAIWWTEYVIRNRGAPHLHSSSADEPWYQRQDMDIIAFISASSSISIFLALVMLYRLLVKLRHGCSLQFLDPKKKMH